The following coding sequences lie in one Streptococcus suis genomic window:
- a CDS encoding glycosyl transferase family A, which yields MLLNKPLISIIVPVYNVENYLDECIRTVLGQTYSNWELLLINDGSTDSSGTICDDYAKGDDRIYIKHIKKSKGVSEARNTGLSLAKGEYITFLDSDDGIREDFLETCLTTAIQHEVDIVIGHFFIWDERNHTFYYFVEQAQKDQTEFLTVQEALDRQVVWKNLNTAPFVIPCGKLFKASLFDTLRFPKNKRYEDEYTIHKTFLKAKQIALIHSEFYMYRRHGQSFMTTDFKLETAMNNIEALEERIVDLVLAKKDTELVRQKLYNVLLHTKHELEVHQCSDSLEYLRVLNKLELFSE from the coding sequence ATTCTCTTGAATAAGCCACTAATCAGTATTATTGTCCCTGTCTATAATGTCGAAAACTATCTGGATGAATGTATTCGAACGGTCCTCGGTCAAACCTACTCCAATTGGGAATTGTTGCTCATAAACGATGGTTCCACCGACTCTTCTGGGACTATATGCGATGATTATGCTAAAGGGGATGATCGTATCTACATAAAACATATAAAAAAAAGCAAGGGTGTGTCCGAAGCTCGCAATACTGGTCTGTCCCTTGCAAAAGGGGAGTATATTACCTTCCTAGACTCTGACGATGGTATTCGTGAAGATTTTCTAGAAACCTGCCTGACAACTGCCATTCAGCATGAGGTAGACATTGTCATTGGTCACTTTTTCATCTGGGACGAGAGAAATCATACCTTCTACTACTTCGTTGAGCAGGCACAAAAGGATCAGACAGAATTTCTAACCGTTCAAGAAGCTCTCGACCGACAAGTTGTTTGGAAAAACCTCAACACTGCCCCCTTTGTAATTCCGTGTGGCAAACTCTTCAAGGCTTCCCTATTCGATACTCTTCGTTTTCCCAAGAACAAAAGGTATGAGGATGAATATACCATTCACAAAACCTTTTTAAAAGCCAAGCAAATCGCACTGATTCATAGTGAATTTTACATGTACCGCCGTCATGGTCAGAGCTTTATGACCACCGACTTCAAACTAGAAACAGCCATGAACAATATCGAAGCCTTGGAAGAACGTATCGTAGATTTGGTTTTAGCCAAGAAGGATACGGAGCTGGTTCGCCAAAAACTCTATAATGTCCTATTACATACCAAACATGAATTAGAAGTCCATCAGTGTAGCGATAGCTTAGAATACCTACGTGTTTTAAACAAACTGGAACTATTTAGTGAATAA
- the asp1 gene encoding accessory Sec system protein Asp1: protein MTHYFIPAWYPEQRTWYDNTNNWYNMWSTARFDDTINQLRMFETAGEKNRLLILNYMPNLRYYKHRYDLFEVDTWSLFDQLQGIGDYQGAVIDYLDFDWPQGIEFVNSPFLALALLGGEVYAQIEFGESGQVIWISFFDKGSLFKKMVFDDRGFVSSILYYQDWQPLYQDYLGLDGRWRIREFLGDNDQHIEINPQLEVAISDKAFYENMEELVQERLAYYLKSSSEEAHIFLTASPQHYDVVMKAKGSQKVVLSFFGQRFPLEQTAKLLPMLAMADLVLTDSKKTADYLSTFKIAPVHHLSLFDTRLSLGKSQRLKELEVYFLLDGLSPDEYQACLEVLFNRMEEYEDMHLHLVSYQTNQETVKNLSQDLEEFLETRSEPYLFFEKEEGQMFEFGDSESQESRIKLSFLHSENEIIQAFQYVRLIIDLAEEPDLYTQIAGISSGIPQINRVETEFVEHMKNGFILFRDGGLLAGIDFYLAGLTNWNKSLIHSVQKISEYTSGVLVEKVKEKIN, encoded by the coding sequence ATGACACATTACTTTATTCCAGCTTGGTATCCAGAACAGAGGACTTGGTATGATAATACCAATAACTGGTACAATATGTGGTCGACCGCTCGTTTTGATGACACCATCAATCAGTTGCGCATGTTCGAAACGGCAGGAGAAAAGAATCGACTGCTCATCTTGAATTATATGCCCAATCTTCGGTATTACAAGCACCGTTACGATTTGTTTGAGGTGGATACCTGGTCTCTTTTCGATCAGTTGCAAGGAATTGGAGACTATCAGGGTGCAGTGATTGATTATCTGGATTTTGACTGGCCACAGGGGATTGAATTTGTCAATAGCCCTTTCCTAGCTCTTGCTCTCTTAGGTGGAGAAGTCTATGCCCAGATCGAATTTGGTGAATCGGGACAGGTTATTTGGATTAGTTTCTTTGACAAGGGGAGTTTGTTCAAAAAAATGGTCTTTGATGATCGGGGCTTTGTATCAAGTATTCTTTACTACCAGGATTGGCAGCCGCTCTATCAGGATTATTTGGGCTTAGATGGCAGGTGGAGAATTCGGGAATTTTTAGGAGACAATGACCAACATATTGAAATCAATCCTCAATTGGAAGTGGCCATCTCGGATAAAGCATTCTATGAGAACATGGAAGAATTGGTTCAAGAACGTTTGGCTTATTATCTGAAAAGTAGTTCAGAGGAGGCCCATATCTTTTTAACGGCCTCTCCTCAGCACTATGATGTGGTCATGAAGGCCAAGGGTAGCCAAAAGGTTGTTCTATCGTTTTTTGGTCAACGTTTCCCTTTGGAGCAGACAGCAAAACTTCTACCTATGTTGGCTATGGCTGACTTGGTTCTTACGGATAGTAAGAAGACAGCTGATTACTTGTCAACATTTAAGATTGCTCCAGTCCATCATTTGTCCTTGTTTGATACCCGTTTGTCCTTGGGTAAGAGCCAACGTTTGAAAGAACTAGAAGTTTACTTTTTATTGGATGGTTTAAGCCCAGACGAGTACCAGGCTTGCTTGGAAGTGCTCTTTAACAGGATGGAAGAATACGAGGATATGCATCTGCATCTGGTGTCTTATCAGACAAACCAAGAAACGGTCAAAAATCTTAGTCAAGATTTAGAAGAATTTCTAGAAACCAGGTCGGAACCCTATCTGTTTTTTGAAAAAGAAGAAGGACAGATGTTCGAATTTGGAGATTCAGAAAGTCAGGAGAGTCGCATCAAGCTGTCCTTTTTACATAGCGAAAATGAGATTATTCAAGCCTTTCAATATGTTCGATTGATTATTGATTTGGCAGAAGAGCCAGATTTGTATACCCAAATTGCAGGGATTAGTTCTGGTATTCCTCAAATCAATCGAGTGGAGACAGAATTTGTTGAACATATGAAGAATGGTTTTATTCTTTTCAGGGATGGAGGTCTACTAGCAGGTATCGATTTCTACCTAGCAGGTCTGACCAATTGGAATAAGTCGCTCATTCATTCTGTTCAAAAAATTTCGGAATATACAAG
- the secY2 gene encoding accessory Sec system protein translocase subunit SecY2, with protein MLDLAMNKLFFRYPVLGKILVTGLILFIILAGRYLPVPLVNLSGYLPQTALEELPWHQIPQSSLPMLSIFSLGLGPWMYATILISLFSIGSKQSSLSPRMMEFRKNALMLLLAFIQGLGLAIGLNYGEGGKLAIIDEIFFVTLVTIAGAFVISWLASMNAAYGLGGTAIIILINIIVGQFYIFPLFLDLFQTELAFVGGLILAWTALSVYLTVVLDQAEYRVPIQRIAIKNDLMKEAYMPIKLNISGGMPFMYAYTLLAFPQYIFLLLSFLFPNQAMIFQYLASYFTLTNLEGILFFLAILALLTISFAFTTVNPTEKTREMRRTGDYIPLLRPGQPTKAYLISLIFKIGTINAVFLLFMVGLPLLLSLDYPDIQRIAGLPGIFMMVVGILLTIIKEVKMMGLKKRYGSLFELK; from the coding sequence ATGTTAGATTTAGCGATGAATAAATTATTTTTTAGGTATCCTGTTTTAGGAAAAATCCTCGTTACAGGTTTGATTTTGTTTATCATTCTAGCAGGTCGTTATCTACCTGTTCCCTTAGTGAATTTGTCGGGCTATCTGCCTCAGACAGCGCTTGAAGAACTACCTTGGCATCAGATACCACAAAGTAGTTTGCCTATGCTATCCATCTTTTCACTAGGTTTAGGACCCTGGATGTATGCTACGATTCTTATCTCCCTCTTCTCAATTGGCAGTAAGCAGAGCTCTCTTTCTCCACGGATGATGGAGTTTCGTAAGAATGCTCTGATGTTGCTTTTGGCCTTTATTCAGGGCTTGGGGCTGGCTATTGGATTGAACTATGGCGAGGGTGGCAAACTAGCCATTATTGATGAGATTTTTTTTGTAACCTTGGTCACGATTGCAGGTGCCTTTGTGATTAGCTGGCTGGCCAGCATGAATGCTGCTTATGGTCTTGGGGGGACGGCCATTATCATTCTAATCAATATTATTGTTGGGCAGTTTTATATTTTTCCACTCTTCCTTGATTTGTTCCAGACAGAATTGGCTTTTGTAGGAGGATTGATATTAGCCTGGACAGCTCTTTCCGTCTATTTAACGGTTGTATTGGACCAGGCAGAGTATCGGGTACCTATCCAACGGATTGCTATCAAGAACGATTTGATGAAAGAGGCTTATATGCCTATTAAACTCAATATATCGGGTGGGATGCCTTTCATGTATGCCTATACCCTATTGGCTTTTCCGCAGTATATTTTCTTGCTTTTGTCTTTCTTGTTTCCCAATCAGGCCATGATTTTTCAATATTTGGCTAGTTATTTTACATTGACGAATTTGGAAGGGATTTTGTTCTTTTTGGCTATATTGGCTCTTTTAACCATCAGTTTTGCCTTTACAACAGTTAATCCAACAGAAAAAACAAGAGAAATGCGTCGAACAGGAGATTATATTCCTCTTCTTAGACCAGGTCAGCCAACCAAGGCCTACCTGATCTCCCTTATTTTTAAAATTGGTACCATCAATGCTGTTTTCTTGCTGTTTATGGTTGGTCTTCCTCTGTTGCTTAGTCTGGATTATCCAGATATTCAGAGGATTGCAGGACTGCCAGGGATTTTTATGATGGTTGTAGGTATTTTGTTGACAATTATCAAAGAAGTGAAAATGATGGGCTTAAAGAAACGCTATGGTTCACTCTTTGAATTGAAGTAG